From a region of the Salinispira pacifica genome:
- a CDS encoding M20/M25/M40 family metallo-hydrolase: MYMIILLSAACALLVLSTILMVNTLRFSRESSQPRGGDSHMPDPRNEPEADFSRALDSFALALNIASVSHSDYAQNDESVFQEFQDFLTRRYADFLEDCGVTRFGVYGIAIRWPGTEGLSRGLPLLYTAHYDVVPVDGQDWSVDPFSAEQKEGYIWGRGTLDTKNSLIALMEAAASLHADGFTPRRDIWFAFGGDEETESSRGAITISRWFQEQGIRFAWTFDEGGIIARNMIPGVQGSAALVGVEEKGFVNFRLSAESSGGHASTPPPSTALGLVSRAVARLEAARQPRKLIPSLRKFFRRTVPYQSLPLKIVMANLWLFAPVVKQVLAGGDDSRAMIQSTLAPTMAGGSSKENVLPAAAWANINVRILPGETIDQVRRRCIRIIRDPRVEVSIANSAEANDPISSSPPAKEDTGSPGTAGVDRFLAFCADALSFREGFTTALPYLMTGATDSKHYAHISDHVFRFVPMELDSRELSRIHNPDERISLENFRGMLAFYRYNLKYHERVFQ; the protein is encoded by the coding sequence ATGTACATGATCATACTTCTCTCGGCAGCTTGTGCCTTACTTGTTCTTTCCACAATACTCATGGTGAATACTCTGCGTTTCTCCCGGGAAAGCAGTCAGCCACGGGGAGGGGACTCTCACATGCCCGATCCCCGGAATGAACCTGAAGCGGATTTTTCCCGTGCACTGGATTCCTTTGCTCTGGCATTGAACATAGCCAGCGTCAGTCACAGCGACTACGCACAAAACGATGAGTCGGTTTTTCAGGAATTCCAGGACTTCCTCACCCGCAGATATGCGGACTTTCTGGAGGACTGCGGAGTGACCCGCTTCGGAGTGTACGGTATTGCCATCCGATGGCCGGGTACTGAAGGCCTTTCCCGGGGACTGCCCCTGCTGTATACCGCTCATTACGATGTGGTTCCTGTGGACGGACAGGACTGGTCCGTTGATCCCTTTTCTGCGGAGCAGAAAGAGGGGTACATCTGGGGCAGGGGGACTCTGGATACCAAGAATTCCCTCATCGCCCTGATGGAAGCAGCCGCTTCCCTCCACGCAGATGGCTTTACCCCCCGCCGGGATATATGGTTCGCATTCGGCGGGGATGAGGAAACTGAAAGCAGCCGGGGTGCAATCACCATCTCCCGGTGGTTTCAGGAGCAGGGAATCCGCTTTGCATGGACCTTCGATGAAGGGGGCATTATCGCCCGGAATATGATTCCCGGCGTGCAGGGCAGCGCTGCGCTGGTGGGAGTGGAGGAAAAAGGTTTTGTGAACTTCCGGCTCAGCGCAGAGTCTTCCGGTGGACACGCTTCTACACCACCACCAAGCACTGCTCTGGGTCTGGTAAGCAGGGCGGTGGCCCGGCTTGAGGCCGCCCGGCAGCCCCGAAAACTCATACCCAGCCTCAGGAAATTTTTCCGGCGAACGGTGCCGTACCAGAGTTTGCCTCTGAAAATTGTCATGGCCAATCTCTGGCTCTTCGCCCCCGTGGTAAAACAGGTGCTTGCAGGGGGGGATGACAGCCGGGCGATGATTCAGAGCACCCTTGCCCCCACAATGGCCGGAGGCAGCAGCAAGGAGAATGTCCTTCCCGCCGCTGCCTGGGCAAACATCAACGTCCGCATCCTGCCCGGAGAAACCATCGACCAGGTGAGACGAAGATGCATCAGAATAATTCGGGACCCCCGGGTGGAGGTGAGCATCGCCAACAGCGCAGAGGCCAATGATCCCATCAGTTCCTCCCCGCCGGCAAAAGAAGACACCGGCTCCCCCGGCACGGCAGGCGTTGACCGGTTTCTTGCTTTTTGTGCCGACGCCCTGAGTTTCCGGGAGGGGTTCACCACCGCATTGCCCTATCTCATGACCGGAGCCACCGACAGCAAGCATTATGCCCATATCAGCGATCATGTGTTCCGTTTCGTGCCCATGGAGCTGGATTCCCGGGAACTCTCCCGCATTCACAATCCGGACGAACGCATATCCCTGGAAAATTTCCGGGGCATGCTGGCATTTTACCGGTATAATCTGAAGTACCATGAACGCGTGTTCCAATAA
- a CDS encoding DUF429 domain-containing protein, producing MLMGHSFHGTHLKMFATSREFMLRRYGIVRGEELAETFRRRGIAVYPRTLSETYPAGIIANMFPGTPPSAHKIRTVAGMDSAVAASRRILSLLRQSGIQGDLPAPPDMISGQGSRRERYKRFEDSLDAVLCAVAALYHGEYGSSMVFSDGENGYTVIPEPRFT from the coding sequence ATGCTCATGGGCCACAGCTTTCACGGCACCCATCTGAAGATGTTTGCCACCTCCCGGGAGTTTATGCTCAGACGTTACGGAATTGTCAGAGGGGAGGAGCTGGCAGAAACGTTCCGCCGGAGGGGAATTGCCGTGTATCCCCGTACTCTCAGCGAAACCTACCCCGCCGGGATAATCGCGAATATGTTTCCCGGAACGCCTCCGTCGGCCCACAAAATCCGAACCGTCGCAGGTATGGACTCCGCCGTCGCCGCCTCCCGGAGAATTCTCTCTCTGCTCAGACAGTCGGGCATTCAGGGAGACCTCCCCGCACCTCCGGATATGATTTCGGGTCAAGGATCTCGGAGGGAGAGGTACAAACGCTTCGAGGATTCCCTGGATGCCGTCCTCTGTGCCGTGGCCGCTCTGTATCATGGCGAGTACGGGTCATCCATGGTGTTCAGCGACGGAGAGAACGGCTACACGGTTATTCCTGAACCGCGGTTTACCTAA
- a CDS encoding ABC transporter permease: MSDTAISNSSTGASSHIEAAAAVPGFFRRIYSVWYRHYKVYTNNLISNGIPPFLEPLIFLAGIGLGLGGYVGLIGDVPYVVFLASGIVVPPAMFTAAFECSFGTFIRMEFDKVYDGMISSSINVRDLFLGEMLFAGTKSLFFSAAVLIVITILGFISSWTAVFAPIGGFLTGLMFAALSLFITSFVKTINHFNFYFTGLLTPMFFFSGIVFPLDQLPGWLQGVAQIFPLTHSARIVRSFVFNDYDLWLLFDYAYVLLFTLLMGSLAIRRLRKIIVQ; the protein is encoded by the coding sequence ATGAGTGATACAGCAATAAGCAATTCATCCACGGGTGCTTCGTCACATATCGAAGCTGCGGCAGCGGTTCCGGGCTTTTTCCGGCGAATTTATTCGGTATGGTACCGCCATTATAAGGTGTATACCAATAATCTCATCAGCAACGGCATTCCGCCGTTTCTGGAGCCCCTGATTTTTCTAGCGGGCATCGGTCTGGGACTGGGAGGCTATGTGGGGCTCATCGGTGATGTTCCCTATGTGGTATTTCTCGCTTCGGGAATTGTGGTGCCGCCGGCAATGTTCACCGCCGCCTTTGAATGCAGTTTCGGTACCTTTATCCGGATGGAATTCGATAAGGTCTATGACGGGATGATCTCCTCATCCATAAATGTCCGGGACCTGTTTCTGGGTGAGATGCTGTTTGCCGGTACCAAGAGCCTGTTTTTCAGTGCGGCGGTGCTCATTGTGATCACAATTCTCGGATTTATTTCATCCTGGACGGCGGTGTTCGCCCCCATCGGCGGTTTTCTCACCGGGCTGATGTTTGCCGCCCTTTCGCTTTTTATCACGTCATTCGTGAAGACCATCAATCATTTCAATTTTTACTTCACGGGACTGCTCACCCCCATGTTCTTTTTCTCGGGAATCGTGTTTCCCCTTGATCAGCTTCCCGGTTGGCTTCAGGGGGTGGCTCAGATTTTTCCTTTGACCCATTCCGCCCGGATTGTACGTTCATTTGTATTTAACGACTATGATTTGTGGCTGTTGTTTGATTACGCCTACGTTCTGCTTTTTACTCTGCTGATGGGAAGTCTTGCCATCAGGCGGCTGCGAAAGATCATCGTTCAGTAA
- a CDS encoding ABC transporter ATP-binding protein, with the protein MKSETSEERIQESANGGSTGYPDSPAVRVENVNKYYGSFHAVKNLNFQVGTGRCFGLLGPNGAGKTSMMKILYGKNQRSHSGENTVEVMGYDPDNHELEIKYLTGIVPQEDNLDVELTVLDNLLIYSRFYGMNRSQARSRIDELLEFMELGEKKGAKIRELSGGMKRRLIIARALINNPRLLILDEPTTGLDPQVRHHIWDKLRQLLNRGVTILITTHYMEEAFQLCDELAIMHKGEKILQGNPRSLIDENIERYVLEIHNMENVGDIQENDSVRKEQDNIRLLFYSNSHRELEKISETLNPGDYYLRQSNLEDLFLKSTGRALHE; encoded by the coding sequence ATGAAGTCTGAAACATCTGAAGAACGGATTCAGGAATCGGCAAACGGGGGAAGCACAGGGTATCCTGACTCTCCGGCGGTTCGTGTAGAGAATGTAAACAAGTATTACGGAAGTTTTCACGCAGTGAAGAACCTGAATTTTCAGGTGGGTACCGGCAGATGCTTCGGTCTGCTGGGTCCCAACGGGGCGGGGAAAACCTCCATGATGAAAATTCTCTACGGAAAAAATCAGCGCAGTCACTCCGGTGAGAATACGGTGGAGGTGATGGGCTATGATCCTGATAATCATGAGCTGGAGATCAAATATCTGACGGGCATTGTACCCCAGGAGGACAATCTGGACGTGGAGCTTACCGTGCTGGATAATCTGCTGATTTACAGCCGCTTTTACGGAATGAACCGCAGTCAGGCCCGGAGCAGGATTGACGAGCTGCTGGAGTTCATGGAGCTGGGGGAGAAAAAAGGCGCAAAAATCCGGGAGCTCTCCGGGGGGATGAAGCGGAGGCTGATTATTGCCCGGGCTCTGATCAATAATCCCCGGCTTCTGATTCTTGATGAGCCAACCACCGGCCTGGATCCCCAGGTGCGTCACCATATCTGGGATAAACTGCGACAGCTTCTGAACCGGGGGGTTACCATACTGATTACCACCCATTACATGGAGGAGGCTTTCCAGCTCTGCGATGAGCTTGCCATCATGCACAAGGGTGAAAAAATCCTCCAGGGAAATCCCCGAAGCCTCATCGATGAAAACATTGAGCGCTATGTTCTGGAAATTCATAATATGGAAAATGTGGGTGACATACAGGAGAATGATTCGGTGCGTAAAGAGCAGGACAATATCCGTCTGCTGTTCTATTCAAACTCCCACAGGGAACTTGAGAAGATCAGCGAAACCCTGAATCCCGGGGATTATTATCTCCGGCAGTCAAATCTTGAGGATCTGTTTTTAAAGAGTACCGGGAGGGCATTACATGAGTGA
- a CDS encoding acyl-ACP thioesterase domain-containing protein: MEKTEQFTPRSQHVDFNSRLRINELMNYLADFARRHAEEQNFGFHAMADQGLYWVLHGMQLEISRLPLLDQPLSSTTRAWFTRGLKAQRQFSLSPADPRSEENAPAPEVS, encoded by the coding sequence ATGGAAAAAACCGAACAATTCACTCCCCGGTCCCAGCATGTGGATTTCAATTCGCGTCTTAGAATCAATGAGCTGATGAACTATCTGGCCGACTTCGCCAGACGACATGCGGAAGAGCAAAATTTCGGCTTTCATGCCATGGCCGACCAGGGGCTGTACTGGGTACTCCACGGCATGCAGCTGGAGATCAGCCGGCTTCCGCTTCTCGATCAACCCTTGTCATCAACTACCAGGGCCTGGTTCACCAGGGGCCTCAAGGCACAGCGGCAGTTTTCCCTGAGCCCCGCCGACCCCCGTAGTGAAGAGAACGCCCCCGCACCGGAAGTGAGCTGA
- a CDS encoding acyl-ACP thioesterase domain-containing protein, whose amino-acid sequence MPIHSQFEPQGGQMFDPREIPAIHDIPDTPDSAAPAEPDEQFSRTVAYSDVDVHQHINNSRYVALGLDALPVEVWKSPEPLRVDISFLKECFFGDEISVQRFSNSAGHLVLCLRDNEPVFRMKIVHHSL is encoded by the coding sequence GTGCCCATCCACAGCCAATTTGAACCCCAGGGCGGGCAGATGTTCGATCCCCGGGAAATCCCTGCAATTCATGACATCCCGGACACACCGGATTCCGCAGCACCTGCCGAACCGGATGAACAGTTCAGCAGGACAGTGGCATACTCGGATGTGGACGTCCATCAGCATATAAACAATTCCCGCTATGTGGCCCTTGGACTGGACGCTCTGCCGGTTGAAGTCTGGAAAAGCCCGGAACCTTTACGGGTGGATATCAGTTTTCTCAAAGAGTGTTTTTTTGGTGATGAGATATCTGTACAACGCTTCAGTAATTCTGCGGGACATCTTGTACTCTGCCTCCGGGATAATGAGCCGGTGTTCCGCATGAAGATTGTGCACCACAGCTTGTGA
- a CDS encoding gamma-glutamyltransferase family protein, translating to MNYDPHYNPFFSKRNPVYARRGMVATSHPAAADIGLDILKQGGNAVDAAVAAAAALAVLEPTSNGLGSDCFAIIHDGSRLHGLNASGWSPAALSADVLLNAGRKEISPFGWDAVTVPGAMAGWHELTEKFGSLSPAELLQPLVSRFSPGTDGEGGVAVPPTVAANWERALNAYSKHLPDDPAFRHWFEHFAPRGKAPSAGEAWSSRDQLKTLEILGKEGFRSLYDGSLADALLQFSGESGGYLQREDLMDYRPTWVDPISMSYKGYDIWEIPPNGQGITALMALGMLKDDRFSAHGVPSDMHRGIEAIKLAFSDTTRYVTDPGHMAHTAGNLLDPEYLAGRRSMIGESAGDPAPGTPPRGGTVYLSAADSSGMMVSFIQSNYMGFGSGLVVPGLGIALQNRGHNFTLEEGHPNRLEGRKRPFHTIIPGFLTREGRALGPFGVMGGFMQPQGHLQVVQNLIDYGLNPQAALDAPRWQWMQGRRVMLEPGFGQEGCNALKRLGHDAVLESDSGHFGRGQMILREEGGGFIGATEKRCDGFIASW from the coding sequence ATGAATTATGATCCCCACTATAACCCATTTTTCTCAAAACGGAACCCCGTATATGCCCGCCGGGGCATGGTTGCAACTTCCCATCCCGCTGCGGCGGATATCGGGCTGGATATTCTCAAACAGGGCGGTAATGCCGTGGATGCCGCGGTTGCCGCGGCGGCGGCCCTGGCGGTGCTCGAACCCACATCCAACGGTCTGGGGTCGGACTGCTTTGCCATTATACACGACGGCAGCAGGCTGCATGGTCTGAATGCCAGCGGCTGGAGCCCCGCGGCTCTGAGCGCGGACGTACTGCTGAATGCGGGGCGGAAAGAAATTTCTCCCTTCGGCTGGGATGCGGTTACCGTTCCCGGTGCCATGGCCGGCTGGCACGAACTCACTGAAAAATTCGGAAGCCTCAGCCCGGCTGAGCTGCTTCAGCCCCTTGTATCCAGGTTTTCCCCGGGAACGGACGGAGAGGGCGGCGTTGCCGTGCCCCCTACGGTTGCGGCAAACTGGGAACGGGCCCTGAACGCCTACTCGAAACATCTCCCCGATGATCCTGCCTTCCGTCACTGGTTTGAACACTTCGCTCCCCGGGGAAAAGCACCTTCCGCCGGAGAAGCCTGGAGCAGCCGGGACCAGCTGAAGACCCTGGAAATCCTTGGAAAAGAAGGGTTCCGCTCCCTTTACGACGGCAGCCTGGCTGATGCACTGCTGCAGTTCAGCGGAGAAAGCGGAGGATACTTACAGAGGGAAGATCTCATGGATTACCGACCCACCTGGGTGGACCCCATTTCCATGAGCTACAAGGGCTATGATATCTGGGAAATTCCACCCAACGGACAGGGGATCACCGCCCTTATGGCCCTGGGGATGCTCAAGGATGACCGTTTTTCCGCCCACGGGGTACCTTCCGACATGCACCGGGGCATAGAGGCCATTAAGCTTGCCTTTTCGGATACCACCCGCTACGTGACCGATCCCGGCCATATGGCCCACACCGCCGGAAACCTGCTGGATCCCGAGTATCTTGCCGGCCGCCGGTCCATGATTGGAGAGTCGGCGGGGGATCCTGCTCCGGGCACGCCCCCCCGGGGGGGAACCGTCTATCTTTCGGCGGCGGACAGTTCGGGAATGATGGTGAGTTTTATTCAAAGCAATTACATGGGGTTCGGAAGCGGCCTGGTGGTGCCGGGCCTAGGTATTGCACTTCAGAACCGGGGGCATAATTTTACCCTTGAAGAGGGACATCCCAACCGACTGGAAGGCCGGAAGCGCCCATTTCACACCATCATTCCCGGTTTCCTTACCCGGGAGGGGCGTGCCCTGGGGCCCTTCGGGGTAATGGGGGGCTTCATGCAGCCCCAGGGACATCTGCAGGTGGTGCAGAATCTCATAGATTACGGCTTGAACCCCCAGGCGGCTCTGGACGCCCCCCGGTGGCAGTGGATGCAGGGGAGAAGGGTGATGCTTGAGCCCGGGTTCGGGCAGGAGGGCTGTAATGCCCTGAAGCGCCTGGGGCATGATGCGGTGCTGGAATCCGATTCCGGGCATTTCGGACGGGGCCAGATGATTCTCCGGGAAGAGGGTGGCGGCTTCATCGGCGCAACAGAAAAGAGGTGTGACGGGTTTATTGCATCCTGGTAA
- a CDS encoding sulfite exporter TauE/SafE family protein, producing MEVSLVSIIVIIAAGTAAGFINVVAGGGSLITVPTLIFLGIPPVMANGTNRIAILSQNALAVGRFRQKGYFPWKAGLTLGITAAAGALAGSMIAVEISGELFSKILSGVMIMVLILTLLGNKRKQAGDEIIRRWWLLVPVFFLVGIYGGFIQAGVGFIIIAAFSLISGTNLVMTNAIKVMVVFLYTIPSLIIFIINGEVAWIAGIALAVGNATGGWLGAHFSVQKGDKWIKVILTVTVLAMAVRLFFFS from the coding sequence ATGGAAGTGAGTCTTGTATCGATCATCGTAATCATTGCCGCGGGAACCGCTGCGGGTTTTATTAATGTGGTTGCCGGAGGCGGAAGCCTGATCACCGTGCCGACCCTGATTTTCCTGGGCATACCCCCGGTGATGGCCAACGGCACCAATCGCATCGCCATCCTCAGTCAGAACGCCCTGGCGGTGGGACGCTTCCGGCAGAAGGGATATTTTCCATGGAAGGCCGGACTGACCCTGGGTATCACCGCCGCCGCAGGTGCCCTGGCCGGAAGCATGATCGCCGTTGAAATTTCCGGCGAACTGTTCAGCAAAATTCTCTCGGGAGTAATGATCATGGTGCTCATCCTCACCCTGCTGGGAAACAAGAGAAAACAGGCGGGCGATGAGATTATCCGGCGATGGTGGCTGCTCGTACCGGTGTTTTTTCTGGTGGGGATATACGGCGGTTTTATCCAGGCCGGGGTAGGCTTCATTATTATCGCCGCATTTTCCCTGATCAGCGGAACCAATCTGGTAATGACCAATGCCATCAAGGTGATGGTGGTGTTTCTCTACACCATCCCTTCTCTCATTATTTTCATTATCAACGGAGAAGTGGCATGGATTGCAGGGATCGCCCTGGCCGTCGGAAATGCAACAGGGGGATGGCTGGGAGCACATTTCTCGGTTCAGAAAGGAGATAAGTGGATCAAGGTAATTCTCACCGTAACAGTGCTGGCCATGGCCGTCAGGCTGTTCTTTTTCAGCTGA
- a CDS encoding M3 family metallopeptidase, with the protein MLTSIREFFDTLNADYMKVHRTKEDLFWTTYMGTGEDRQAFARAESAWNDFISDPRKLEEVREKLKQLESISPASEEERRVKEELFTGLNGWLELFQANVIEGDEASALMKQVIDDAAELFQRRGSHKLLYTDAQGREQEGSLPSLMTNIRTSDSEQERISSHRALLDLEQWVLENGFLELVKLRNRLARSLGYANYFEASVRKTEHMSVDELFAVLEDFESRTRKRNLSSIEELKNRKGEQALEGHNFSFSIAGDVMRQMDPYFPFSRSLERWITSFSRLNIGYSGAELTLDLLDRKGKYQNGFCHGPIPAYYDNGTWIPGKINFTSNASPSQVGSGYRGINTFFHEGGHAAHFANVKMNAPCFSQEFAPTSMAYAETQSMFCDSILNDGDWLKLYARDNEDRVIPDELIRSYVESQQPFRAFSERSILVVPFFERALYELKDEELTPERVTALARSTEKNILGLEVSPRPLLAIPHLLANESACSYQGYLLAHMAVYQTRAYFLNKYGYLADNPEIGPLLAEYYWKPGNSLTHDETIRSLTGEGFNAKYLADVCNMDSAQAWAGEEEKIRSLSTRPAPKEAGLDARISVVDGERVLADNRESDEKMCQDFRSIIETEFMG; encoded by the coding sequence ATGCTTACATCAATACGGGAATTTTTCGACACATTGAACGCTGACTACATGAAGGTTCACAGAACCAAGGAAGATCTGTTCTGGACCACCTACATGGGAACCGGAGAAGACCGCCAGGCGTTCGCCCGGGCCGAAAGTGCCTGGAATGATTTTATTTCAGACCCCCGGAAACTTGAGGAAGTACGGGAAAAGCTGAAACAGCTGGAAAGTATTTCTCCGGCTTCGGAGGAAGAACGGCGGGTAAAAGAGGAGCTTTTCACCGGCCTCAACGGCTGGCTTGAGCTGTTCCAGGCCAATGTGATTGAGGGGGATGAAGCATCTGCTCTCATGAAACAGGTGATAGATGATGCCGCCGAACTGTTCCAGCGCCGTGGCTCCCACAAGCTTCTGTACACCGATGCACAGGGCCGTGAACAGGAAGGCAGTCTTCCCAGCCTGATGACCAACATCCGGACCAGCGACAGTGAGCAGGAGCGGATAAGTTCCCACCGGGCGTTGCTGGACCTTGAGCAATGGGTTCTGGAAAACGGATTTCTGGAGCTGGTGAAGCTGCGAAACCGCCTGGCCCGGAGTCTGGGCTACGCCAACTATTTCGAGGCGTCGGTTCGCAAAACCGAGCATATGAGCGTGGATGAGCTGTTCGCCGTTCTGGAGGACTTCGAGAGCCGTACCCGTAAGAGAAACCTGAGTTCCATTGAAGAGCTGAAAAACCGGAAGGGGGAACAGGCTCTGGAAGGTCATAATTTCAGCTTCAGCATTGCGGGGGATGTAATGCGGCAGATGGATCCCTATTTTCCGTTCTCCCGATCACTGGAACGGTGGATCACCTCCTTCAGCAGGCTGAATATCGGCTATTCCGGTGCGGAGCTCACCCTGGACCTTCTGGACCGGAAAGGAAAGTATCAGAACGGATTCTGCCACGGTCCAATTCCCGCATATTACGATAACGGAACATGGATCCCGGGGAAAATCAATTTTACCAGCAATGCCAGCCCCTCCCAGGTGGGAAGCGGCTACCGTGGTATCAATACCTTCTTTCATGAAGGAGGACATGCTGCCCACTTTGCAAATGTGAAAATGAATGCACCCTGTTTTTCCCAGGAGTTTGCTCCCACATCCATGGCATATGCGGAAACCCAGTCCATGTTCTGCGACAGCATTCTCAACGACGGTGACTGGCTGAAACTCTATGCCCGGGACAATGAAGACAGGGTTATTCCCGATGAGCTGATCCGCAGCTATGTGGAATCACAGCAGCCGTTCCGGGCCTTCAGCGAACGAAGCATTCTGGTGGTGCCATTCTTCGAGCGGGCACTCTACGAGTTGAAAGATGAGGAGCTGACCCCTGAGCGGGTGACAGCCCTGGCCCGTTCCACGGAAAAGAACATTCTGGGACTGGAGGTAAGTCCCCGCCCTCTTCTGGCAATCCCCCATCTTCTGGCCAATGAATCAGCATGTTCCTACCAGGGATATCTGCTGGCCCACATGGCGGTATACCAGACCAGGGCGTATTTCCTGAACAAGTACGGATACCTGGCAGACAACCCCGAAATCGGCCCCCTCCTAGCGGAATATTACTGGAAGCCGGGCAACAGCCTCACCCACGATGAAACCATCCGCTCACTCACAGGAGAAGGATTCAACGCCAAGTATCTTGCGGATGTCTGCAATATGGATTCCGCACAGGCCTGGGCCGGTGAAGAAGAAAAAATCCGCAGCCTCAGTACCCGCCCCGCTCCGAAGGAGGCCGGTCTGGATGCCAGGATTTCTGTGGTGGACGGTGAACGGGTGCTGGCAGATAACCGGGAATCCGATGAAAAAATGTGCCAAGACTTCCGCAGCATTATCGAAACGGAATTCATGGGTTAA
- a CDS encoding DUF2087 domain-containing protein, whose amino-acid sequence MSIVYGYSYDAKTQMYRCIHCGESFESGYLYSCPGDGGKQRYCDAQKAAELHSESAHGDRLTALLEMGKSAHGLSGIQQQVIRGMADGISDRELGRELGNRAASTVRNHRFNLQKKRREARMFLAIMELADMKRSATNESNRPEQGAEELLEIHHDMPMADDRVLITTAEAREIEEKHLDRSSGIKLLKFPRKEKAKLVILKVLAGLFEKDRVYSDGEVTEILKPVFSDVATIRRYLVEYNFIFRDAAGREYRRNNSVD is encoded by the coding sequence ATGTCTATAGTTTATGGTTATAGCTATGACGCCAAGACGCAGATGTACCGCTGCATCCATTGCGGTGAGAGTTTCGAGTCGGGATATCTCTATTCATGTCCCGGAGATGGCGGAAAGCAGCGCTACTGCGATGCGCAGAAGGCTGCAGAGCTGCATAGCGAGTCTGCTCATGGAGACCGTCTGACTGCGCTGCTGGAGATGGGGAAAAGCGCCCATGGATTGTCCGGGATTCAGCAGCAGGTGATCCGGGGTATGGCCGATGGCATCAGTGACCGGGAGCTGGGCAGAGAGTTAGGGAATCGGGCGGCATCAACCGTCCGGAACCATCGTTTTAATCTCCAGAAAAAGCGGCGAGAAGCCCGCATGTTTCTGGCAATAATGGAGCTTGCAGATATGAAGCGTAGCGCAACGAACGAGTCGAACCGGCCGGAACAGGGAGCCGAGGAATTACTGGAAATTCACCACGATATGCCCATGGCCGACGACCGGGTGCTCATTACCACCGCTGAAGCCCGGGAGATCGAGGAGAAGCATCTGGACCGCAGCTCGGGAATCAAACTGCTTAAATTTCCCCGGAAGGAGAAAGCCAAACTGGTGATTCTGAAAGTCCTGGCAGGGCTGTTCGAAAAGGATCGGGTCTACAGCGATGGCGAGGTCACAGAGATTCTTAAGCCGGTTTTCTCTGACGTAGCAACTATCCGGCGCTATCTTGTTGAATATAATTTTATATTCAGGGATGCCGCCGGACGGGAATACCGCCGCAACAATTCGGTGGATTAG